CAACAGATTGACGGCCAGGGGCCAGCGGGCCGTCAATTTTTTGGATAGCGTCGGGGATAGGGTCAGTTCCAGGGGAAGATCGAGCTCTCCCGCGAAAGAAACGGTGCCTCCGGGAACCTCCACCGAGAGGGTTTCTCCGGAGCCCCGGGCCGTGAGCTCCGCTCGGCCGCGGCGTACCCTGAAGGCGCCCCTCACCGAGTCGAAGATCACCACCCGCAATTCCTCAAGACCGAGAAGCTCGGAGAGCTTCCTCGTGGCCGGTATCCCGGAAAGTTTCAGGGGACTCAGGGCGAAAACACCCGCTCCGGAAAGCGTGTCGGGCCACAGATCCGGGCTGAGACCTCGCAGGGTGAAGTTTCCCCCGCCGGAAAAGATTCCCTGAATCTCTCCGGGCAGATCGGGGGAGAGGCCCGACAGAAGGGTTTCCACCCGGAGGGCCTCCACTTTTTCTCGAAGCCGGGTCAGGGGAGGATGGACGGCTAGATCCGCTTCGGCCCGACCCTGTACGCGTCCCCCGGCCACGGCGAAGGAATGCTCCAGGATCAGCCTCCGGGGCGTTCCCGTGAGGGAGATGTGCACCCCGGAAAGCCTCAGCCGGCGATAAAGGACCTCGTCCAGGGAAAGTTCCGCCGAAAGCGAACCCACGGGAAGCGGGGGAACCGGAACGGGCTTTTCCGCTTCGGGCCGCCGGGACGACCGGCCCGGTGTCTTCCCCCGGGGGGTCTCCGAGCTCCCGATCAGGAAGGGGGTCACATCCAGGCGTTTTCCCGTAAGGCGAAGCCTGACCTTCGGGGTTCGGCGGAAGTCCTCCACCCGCACCTCGAGGGCGTAGGGTTCGCCGAGGAGGACGAAGTTCAGCGTGCCCTCCAGAGCCTTCGGAGAAAGGGAGGCCCGAAGGTCGAAGGGAATGTCCAGGCGGGGAAGCTTTCCCGTCCGATCCAGAAACAGAAGGCGGCCCCGGTGTACGGAGATCTCCGGAACGAGGAGCGTGAGAAACCTCCCCCCGGAGGGGGTCTTCCCCCCGGAGGAGGGGCCCTTCCCCGGGGAAATCTCCCTTCCTTCTCGCCGGGCCAGGAAACGGAGACTCTCCCAGTTGAAGGAGCCGTCCTTCCGGCGCACCACCCGGAGGAAGGGGGCTTCGATCCGGACGCCGGTGAGGACCACCTTTCCGCGAAGAAGGGCCCGCAGGGAAGGGCGCACCCTCAGGGCCCCGAGGCGCAGAAAGTCCGTCCGGCCGTCCTCCTCCTTTATCCGGAGCTCCCTCAGATAAACGCCACGAAAAAGTCCCACCCGCACCTCCTCAAGGGTGACCCTGCGTCCGGAGAGCCTCTCCAGCTCCCTTACCACCAGAGGGCGGATCCTTTCGGGCTTGAGGTAGTGATGCACCAGGAAGGCGGCCCCGCCCACGATAACCACACCCAGAATGAGGAGAGCCAGGAGAAACCTCTTCATCGTCAATAAGCGTACCTTTTGAGGACCAGGATAGCAAAGGCCGCGGGGAGGACCAACCCCAGAAAATAGGCGATTTCTGGAGGGATGCGGCCTCCGGCGGAAAGCACCTTTATCCCCAGAAACCAGGCGTAGGTCAGGATCACCGCCGCGAGTCCCGCCGAAAGTCCCTTGGCCAGCGCCCGTTTCCCGCGAAAGGAGAGAAAGACGGCCAGGGCCGGAGCCAGCACCAGAACTCCTATAAGGGGATAGAAAAGCCGAAAAAGGATCTCCGAAACGGGTTCCGCCGGCGAAAGGCCGCTTTCCCTCAGAAAACGATATCTTTCCCGGAGGGCCCGGAGGGAGAGGGTTTTAAGGGGTTGTTTTACCGAAAGGAGGACTTCCGGGGAGAAGGGGATGCGGAAGATCTTTTTCCGGAAGACCCTGGGGGTGAATCGACCGGCTCGTTCCGCGTATATTCCTTCCTCGAGGAGCCACCGGTTTCGTTTAAGATAGCGTGCTTTCCGGGCGTAGAGGTAGGCCCGGGGACCGGTGCGGCCCTTTTTAAGGTAGAAGAAGTCCGCGAGGTATTCCCCCCGGGGCTCGAGGGGGGTGGCGGAGAGGAGGAAGTCCGGTCCGGCGAAGAAGAGACGGCCGGAGGAGAGGACGGTCTGGGGACGGTGTCCCTTGATGCGGACCTCCCAGGTGTAAAGCGCCCGGTAGGAGGCTCCGGGAAGGCTCAGGGCCAGGAATCCGGAAACCGCAAGGGAAAGAAGGAAACCGGCCGCCAGATAAGGGGCGACGATTCTGGAGGGAGAAAATCCCAGGGTCCTTAAGGCCAGGAGTTCCTGTCCCCGGGAGAGCATGGCCAGCGAGGCCAGGGCCGCAAGCCCCAGGGCCGGCGGCCAGACCTGCATAAGGATCTCTGGCAGCCGATAGGCCAGGTAGAGGAAAAAGACCGATACCGGGGCCCTGGCCACGAGCACATCTTCCAGGCGTTCGAAGAATTCCACCAGGAAGTAGATCCCGGAGAGGGCCACAAGCATCAGGGGAAGAAACAGATAGAGCGGGCTTAGGAGGTAGCGCTGGTAGGTTTTCATGTTCCCTTCCTGAAACGCAGGTATAGGATGAAGGCCGCAAGTCCCGTGGCCACCGGGGGAAGGGCCAGGGCCGCCGGGGGTGGAAGATATCCGCTTTCGGCAAGGGTGGTGGCCAGGGAAAAGAGCAGGTAATAGGCCAGGTAGAGAAAGAGGGCTGCACCCAGGGCGAGTCCCCGGCCCGAGGTGCGGAGTCTGGTTCCGAGGGGCGGGGCCAGAAGGGGTAGCACCAGGGCCGCAAGGGGATAAAAGAACCGCTGGTAAAATTCCGTGAGGTACTTACGCCGTTTGCGCGGGGGGAGCACCCTCCGGTGCCCCCGCGTCCAGAGTTCCGAAAGACCCATTTCCCCCCGCTTGAGTTCTCTTTCCACGGAAAGTCGAAGCGGAAGGCGATAGCGGTATTCTCCGAAGTAGAAGTTTTCCACCTCCCGAAGATCCGGAGAGAAGAAGTGCCCCTCACCTCTTTCCATAATCAGCTCGGCCTCGTGTCCTTTCACCAGAAGGCGTCCCTTTTCGGCGTAAAGAATCCCCTTTTTTCCCGAACGAGTCTCCTCAAAAAGATAGAACCGTCGAAAGTGGAATCCCTTTTTCACTTTTTCGGCGTAGAGGAGAAGGCCCGGGAACCAGTCCACCGGTGTTTTCTCGGGAAGCCCCCTCTCGAGCCTCCGGGTGGCCAGGGAGTAGAGGAGGTCGCGCATGGCCCGTTTGGCCCGGGGGAGAAGAAAGAGATTGAGTCCCAGGGTGATCAAAAAAACGGCCAGGGCGAAGAAAAGCACCGGTCGATAGAGCCGCCCCGGGGAGACCCCCAGGGCGGAAAGGGCCAGGAGCTCCTGATCGTGGGAAAGGCGCATAAAGGAAAGTAATACTCCGGCGAGGGCCGCAAGGGGCAGGGCAAAAGGCACGAGAAAAACGGCCAGATTTACGGAAAAGAGGAGGAGGTCACCGGGGCCTCCGCCTCGTGCGGTGATTTCCGGGCCGAAGTCGGCCATGCGGGTGAGCATCAGAAGAAGGAGGGCCACCAGCAACACGGTGAGGAAGTTTGAAAGGATTTCCCGCAGGAGGTATCTTGTGAGCACGGAAAGAATTTTAGCCCATGCCCGGTTTTTCGGCTACGGAGATAACGGTCTTCTACGCCCTTTTTTCCTCGGTGGCCGAGGAGATGGGGGTGGTGCTTCGCCGCTCGGCCTTTTCCCCCAACATAAAGGAACGACAGGACTTCTCCTGCGCTCTCTTTGACGGGGAAGGACGGTTGCTCGCCCAGGCCGCCCACATTCCCGTCCATCTGGGAGCCCTTCCGGATACCGTGGCCGAGATACGGAGGCTCTTCGAGCTTCACCCCGGAGATGTGATCATCACCAACGATCCCTATCGGGGAGGCACGCACCTTCCGGACCTCACCCTGGTCAAACCGGTGTTCGTGGAGGGGCGACTGGCCTTTTTCCTGGCCGTGCGGGCCCATCACGCCGATGTGGGAGGGAGGTATCCCGGCTCCATGGCGCTTTCCCGGCACATCGAGGAGGAGGGAGTGCTCATTCCCCCCACCAGGCTCGTTGAGGCCGGCCGGTTCCGCCGGGATTTCTGGGAGGACTTTCTCTCCCGGGTGCGGGGGCGAGAGGAGCGGGAGGGGGACCTGCGGGCGCAACTTGCCGCGCTGGAAAGGGGCGAAAAACGCCTGCTGGCCCTGGTTTCCCGGTACGGGCTTTCCGAGCTTTTGAGCCGGGGGGAGGAGCTCCAGCGCTACTCCGAGAACTACATGCGCGAGGTCCTGAGAGAGATACCCCGGGGCCGTTACTACTTCGAGGACTACCTCGACGACGACGGGGAGGGAGGCCCCCCGGTGCCCATAAGGCTTACGCTTACGGTGGAGGATGGCCGGGTGGTTCTCGACTTTCGGGACTCGGCCCCGGAGCTCGAGACCGGGCTCAACGCCGTGCGGTCGGTGACCCGGGCGGCGGTCTTTTATGTGTTCCTTTCCCTGGCCGGAGGACTCGTTCCCCCCAATCAGGGGGCCCTGGCCCCTCTCGAAGTCCTCACCCGGCCCGGCACGGTGGTGGACGCCCGTCCACCGGCCCCGGTGGCCGGAGGCAATGTGGAGACCTCCCAGCGCATCGTGGATGTGATTCTGGGGGCCCTGGCCCAGGCCGTGCCGGAGAGGATTCCCGCCGCCTCCTGCGGATCCATGAACAATGTGGCCTTCGGCGGGGAGGACTTCGCCTACTACGAGACCATAGGCGGGGGGATGGGCGGGCGTGCGGGAGCCCCCGGACTTTCCGGCGTGCACACCCACATGACCAACACCCTGAACACCCCGGTGGAGGCCCTGGAGCTCGGCTACCCCCTGGTGGTGGAACGCTACGGATTGAGGCCTCGCTCCGGAGGGGGCGGACGGTTCCGGGGGGGAGACGGGCTGGTGCGGCGTTTCCGGTTCCTGGCTCCGGTAACGGTAAGTCTCCTCACGGAAAGGCGGAAACTTTCGCCTTACGGTCTCTTCGGAGGCAAACCGGGGAAGCGGGGGCGGAATTTGCTTTTTGATCGGAATGGCCGTAAGAGGGTCCTCCCCGGGAAGGGGGTTTTCGATCTCAAGCCCGGAGAAGTTCTGGAGATCCGTACCCCCGGAGGGGGTGGTTACGGCCGCAGGGACTGATGGAGGCGGCCCTTTACCTCCATGTTCCCTTCTGCCGGGGAAAGTGTCCCTACTGCGACTTCTACTCCGTTACCGAGCCCCCGGACGAATCCCTTTACCTTTCCGCGGTGCTGGCCGAGGTCCGTCTCTGGCGTGAACGGATCCCCCGCAAGACCGTCTTCGTGACCTTCTACGCCGGAGGAGGCACCCCTTCCCTTCTTTCCCCGGACTTTTATGCCCGGCTCTTTGAGGAACTTTCCCGCCTTCTTTCTTTTTCTCCGGTGGAGCTCACCCTGGAGGCCAACCCGGAGGGACTCTCCCTGAAGCGTCTCGAGGGGTATCTCCGGGCCGGTTTTAATCGGCTAAGCCTCGGCCTTCAGAGTTTGCAGCCCGAGGGACTTCTGGCCCTGGGACGCCGGCACGGCCCGGAGGAGGCCCGGGCCGCGGTGGAGGCGGCCCGCCGGGCCGGCTTCGAAAACCTCTCCCTGGACTTCATTTTCGGCTGGCCGGGTGAGACCCCCGCACACCTGCAGAAGGACCTGGACGAGGCCCTTCGCCTCGCTCCGGAACATCTCTCCTGGTACGAGCTCACCCCGGAGGAGGGGACTCCCCTTTTCCGGGCCCTGGCCGAGGGACGGGTCCGCCTTCCCGGGGAGGAGGTGCTGGTGGACATGCACCGGACGATCCACGAGAGACTTACGGGGGAAGGATTCGAGCACTACGAGATCTCCAATTACGCCCGGCCCGGTCGGCGCTGTCTTCACAACCTCTTCTACTGGAAGGCCCTTCCCTATCTGGGCCTGGGTCCGGCCGCGGCCTCTTTCCTCGGTAAGCGGCGCTACCGGAATCCCGAGGATCTGAAGACCTATCTTTCCACCGTAAGGAGCGGCACCCTGGCCGCCCGCCTGGAGGAGGTCCTCTCCCCGGAGGAGGCGCTGCGGGAGGCGGTAATCCTCTCCCTCCGCCTCTCCGAAGGGGTTAGACGGAAGGAATTCCGGCGACGCTTCGGAAGGGATCCCCTGGAGTCGTTTTCTAAGGAAATAAAAGATCTCGAGCGTAAGGGTCTGGTTGAGGCGGACGAGGAGGGCTTCCGGCTCACCTTTGCCGGAAGACTCCTGGCCAATCAGGTGCAGTTGCATTTTGTTTGAGGTTGTATTATATTTCGACTAACGGGCGGGCATAGCTCAGGGGTAGAGCATCAGCTTCCCAAGCTGAGGGTCGCGGGTTCGAATCCCGTTGCCCGCTCCAGTAAAATTTTGGAAAGGGCCGAAAGTGGGCCTTAGTGCCCACTTTTTTGTTATGGTCCCCGGAAAGGGGCCCTGATGACGAGGGATGCACGCCGTGGAGAGGGAGAAACTCATACGGGAGGTCTGGGAGCTGGCCGAGCCGGTGATTATGGCCCGGGGGCTCGAGCTGGTGGAGGTGGAGTGGCAGAGGGAGCCCCGGGGCTGGGTGCTACGGATCTACATCGACAAACCCGGGGGGGTGACGCTCGGCGACTGCGTGAAGATAAGCGAGGTGGTGGGAGACTTGCTCGATGCCCGGGACCTCATCCACCATTCCTATCATCTCGAGGTATCCTCTCCCGGACTGGAGCGTCCTCTGCGCAAAAAGGAGGACTTTGATCGTTTCGCCGGGGATCGGATCAAGGTGATCCTGAAAGAGCCTCTTTCGGGGCGTAAGACTTTTACCGGTCTTTTGAGGGGGCTTGAGGGGGAGGAGGTCCTGATCGAGGTGGCCGAGGGGGTGATCCGGATTCCTTACGGGGCCATCAAAAAGGCCCGGCTCAAGCCGGAAATCCAGTTTTAGGAGCGAGACCATGGCCGAGGATGTAAGGAAGATCGTGGAGCTGATGAGCAAGGAGCGGGGGCTTCCCAAGGAGGTGATCGTTTCGGCCCTGGTGGAGGGGATGCGCACGGCGGCCCAGAAGAGGCTGGGCCCCCAGGCCGAGGTGGAGGCCATCTACGACGAGGATCGCGGCGAGATCGAGGTTTTTCGTCTCTACGAGGTGGTGGAGGAGGTGCGCAATCCGGAAAAGGAAATCTCTCTGGCGGAGGCCCGCAAGAAGAATCCCTCGGCCCGGGTGGGAGACACCATCGGCGAGCCGGTCAACATTCGCGATCTGGGGCGTATCGCCGCTCAGCTCACCAAGCAAATCCTCACCCAGAAGATCCGGGGAGCGGAAAGGGAACTTATCTATCAGGAGTACAAGGGCAAGATCGGGGAGATCGTGAGCGGGTTCGTGCACAGGTTTAGCAAGAGGGATGTAATCCTCTCCTTGGGGAGGGCCGAGGCCCTGCTTCCGGAAAAGGAACAGATCCCCACGGAGAGGTATCACCGGGGCGAACGCCTCAGGGCCCTTCTCATAGAGGTGCGCCGCACCGGGGATCCCCAGCTGGTGGTCTCCCGCACGCATCCGGAATTTCTCAAGAAGCTCTTCGAGCGCGAGGTCCCGGAGATCCGGGAGGGTATCGTTAAGATCGTGGCGGTGGCGCGGGAGCCCGGTCGTCGGGCCAAGATGGCGGTTACCTCTACGGATCCGGAGGTGGATCCGGTGGGGGCCTGCGTGGGGCTGCGGGGTTCTCGCGTCCAGGTGGTGGTGCAGGAGCTCAAGGGGGAGAAGATCGACATCATTCCCTGGGATCCGGACCCGGCCAAGCTCGTTTACAACGCCCTTTCCCCGGCGGAGTGCACCCAGGTGATCGTGGACGAGGAGACCAAGACCCTCGAGGTCATCGTGCCCGACGATCAGCTCTCGCTGGCCATCGGGCGGGAGGGCCAGAATGTGCGCCTGGCCTCCAAGCTTCTCGGCTGGCGCATCGATGTGTATAGTGAGACCCAGTACGCCCGCAGGCAGGATCCCGAATTTCTCCGGATGCTCGAGGTGGAGGGGCTTTCCGAGGAGGTGGCCGGGAGGCTTTACGACCAGGGTATCAATTCGGTGAAGGCGCTTGCGGAGGCCGATCCGCAAAAAGTGGCGGAGATCGGTCGGTTGCGTCTTTCCGAGGCGGAGGAGGTGGTGGCCCGGGCCCGGGAGAAGCTTTCCACGGGAGACGATGGGTAGGAAGGGGCATGTGCCGATACGGATGTGCGTATTTTGCGGGAGAAGAGCGCCGAAGGGCGAACTTTTGCGGCTGGTCCTCGACGGGGAGGGGCGGCCGGTTTACGACGCCGCGCAGAGGCTTCCCGGGCGCGGGGCCTACCTCTGCGGGGAGGAGAGGTGTTTAAGCAAACTTGCGACCCCAAAAGGACAGCGACGCCTTGGGCGGGCCTTTCGGGGAAGGATGAGGGGCTTTTCCCCGACCCTCATACAGGTCCTTTTGGGGGCAAGAGGAGGCCGGAAAAACGATGAGCAAGATTCGGATCTATGATCTGGCGAGGGAACTCGACCTCGGACCCAAGGAACTGGCCGAAAAGGTCAAGGCCATGGGCATAGAGATCAAGAGTCACTCTTCGACCATTTCCGAGGAGGAGGCCGCGCGGGTACGGGCGGAGCTCGGGCGTCACCGGGAGGGGGATGAAAAGCGGCCCGCGGAATCTTCTTCGTCGGAGGAGGCTCCCCAGGCGGTGATCATACGCCGGCGCGAGGAGAAGGAGACCCGGCCCAAGCGGCTTAAACTGAAGATCCGCAAACCCAGGCCCCGGGCCGAAGAACCGTTGCCTCCGGAGGAAACGGCCGCGGAAGAGAAGGAGGAACGCCGGGAGGAAACCGCGCCTGAGTCCCCGGCACCGGAACCCCCTCCGGAGTCCCGGGAGGAATCCGGTCCCGAGGAGACCCCCCGGGAGACCATAGGCCTTAAGGCCAGGATCGTTTCGCGAATCGACACCGAGAAGATTTCTCCCAAACCCAGGAAGCGGGTGGTCAAAGACTTCAAGCCCCGGCGTGCGGCGGCTCCTCCTCCGCCTCCCCCCAAGCCCGAGGAGACCGAGGAAAAGAAGGCCCGCAAGAAGAAAAAGGTCCGGGAGGAGACCGAGGAGCGTCCCAAGAAGAAGGCCAGGAAGAAGGTGGTGGCCGAGGCCAGGAGCGAGCGGGAGGAGATTCTGGAAGAGCTGGAGCTGATGGAGGAGCTGGAGAAAGGCCCGGAGGGGCTGGAGATGCTTCCGGAGGAGGAGCCGGGGGAGGAGAAGGCGGAGGGAAGACCCGAACGGGAGGAAAGGGAGAAGAAGACCGAAAGACCGCCCACCCTTCCCCCGAAAAAGAAGAAGATCAGGGTTCACGGGACCATTCAGGTGGGCGAGCTGGCCCGGGAGATGGGGGTGAAGGCCGCGGACATCATCCGCAAGTTCATGGAACTGGGGACCATGGTCACCATCAATCAATCCATAGACGCGGAGACCGCGGCCATCGTGGCTTCGGAGTTCGGCTACGAGGTGGAGACGGCCACGGTCGAGGAGGAGGCCCTCCTCGAGTACACGCCGCCCTCTCCGGAGGAGCTCGAGCCCCGTCCCCCCATCGTGACGGTGATGGGTCATGTGGATCACGGGAAGACCACCCTTCTCGATGCCATCCGCAAGACGGATGTGGCCTCGCGGGAGGCCGGGGGAATCACCCAGCACATCGGGGCCTACAAGGTGAGGCTTCCCGACGGGCGGGAGATTACCTTTATCGACACTCCCGGACACGAGGCCTTCACCTCCATGCGGGCCCGGGGAGCCCAGGTAACGGACATAGTCATTCTGGTGGTGGCCGCGGACGACGGAGTGATGGATCAGACCCGGGAGGCCATCGATCACGCGCGGGCCGCCGGGGTGCCCATCGTGGTGGCCATCAACAAGATCGACAAGCCGGAAGCCAATCCTGAAAGGGTTAAGAGCGAACTTGCGGAGCTGGGCCTGGTGCCGGAGGAGTGGGGTGGCGAGACCCTGGTGGCGGAGGTCTCGGCCAAGAAGCGGCAGGGGATAGAGGATCTCCTCGAGCTGGTTTTGCTTCAGGCGGAGATGCTGGAGCTCAAGGCTGCTCCGAGGCGTCCGGCCCGGGGCCGCATCATCGAGAGTCGTCTCGATCGGGGTAAGGGGCCGGTGGCCACGGTGATCGTCCAGGAGGGGACCCTGCGGGAGGGCGATCCCTTCGTGGCGGGGCTTACTTACGGACGCGTGCGGGCCATGCTCGACGAGTACGGCCGGAGGGTAAGGGAGGCCCCTCCGGCCACCCCGGTGGAGGTCCTGGGTTTCGAGGAGGTGCCCGGAGCCGGTGACGACTTCATCGTGATGCCGGACGAGACGGCGGCGCGGCGGGTGGCCGAATACCGGCAGCGCAAGGCCCGCGAGGCGGAAGCCGCCCGGGAGGCCCGTCTCTCCCTGGAAAAGGTCTTCGAGAAACTCAAGGAAGGCGAGATCAGGGAACTCAAGATCGTGCTCAAGGCCGATGTCCAGGGAACGCTCGAGGCCCTTTCCGAGGCCCTGCGCAAACTTTCCACCGATGAGGTCCGGGTGAACATCATTCGCTCCGGGATCGGGGCCATCAGCGAGAGTGATGTCATGCTGGCCGCGGCATCGGAGGCCATCGTGATCGGTTTCAATGTCCGGCCCACAGCCAAGGCCAAGGAGATCGCCAAGCAGGAAAAGGTGGACATCCGTTACTACGATGTGATTTACCAGGCCATTGAGGAGGTGAAGAAGGCCCTCTCCGGGTTGCTCGAACCGGAATACGAGGAGCGGATCGTGGGCGTGGCCGAGGTGCGGGCCACCTTCAGGGTGCCGAAGGTGGGCACGGTGGCCGGTTGCTATGTCAAGGAGGGGAAGCTGGTGCGCGGAGGAAGCGTGCGTCTGCTGAGGGAGGGGGTGGTGGTTTACACCGGAAAGATCTCCTCGCTCAAGCGCTTCAAGGAGGATGTCCGTGAGGTGGCCGCGGGTTACGAGTGCGGCGTGGGCCTGGAGAACTTCCAAGACATAAAGGAGGGGGACATCCTCGAGGCCTACGAAATGGTGGAGGTGAAGAGGGAACTCTGATGCGCAGGTTCGATTTTTTGAAAAACAATGCCCGGTACCTTCCTACGAATTATACCGCAAAAGAGGTGCAGAGAATGTTAAGTTTAGCGGAGAAGCTTGCCGCGAGGGTGGGCTTTACGAACGAAGTCGGATCTGGATTGAGTTTCTCAGGGCCATCGGGGATCTTGCGGCCCCTTTTGAGGTTCACTTCGCCCGGCCCGAGGAATTCGAGAATTACTATCGGCCCCTGGCCCGGAAGTTCAGAAAGATAGAGTGATAGAGATGGTGGTGGGCGTGGTGCGGATGGAATTTTTCATTCCCGGCAACAATTCCCTTAAGGGGAAGAGGCAGGTGGTAAAGAGTCTGGTCCACAGGCTGGAGGCCCGGTTCAGGAAGATCTCCGTGGCGGAGGTGGACGAGCAGGACCTCTGGCAGAAGGCGGTCATCGGGGTTTCCACCGTGGGAACGGACCGGGCCCTGGTGGATCGGCGCCTGAACGAGGTGCTCTCTTTCGTGGAGGGGTTTGACGGGCTGGAACTCCTTTCCGCGGAGATAGACTTCATTTCCTATTAAAGATGCACTATCGCCATCTCCGGGTAGCGGAACTCATACGGGAGGCCCTTTCCGTGATTCTGCTGGAGGAGGTGCGGGATCCGGACCTGCAGGGGTTCATCACCGTTTCCGAGGTGGAGGTTACTCCGGATCTCCGGAGGGCGCATGTCTATTACCGGGTCCACGGAGGGGAAGAGGAGTGGCGGCGGGCGGAAAGGGGATTTCGCCGGGCCCACCGCTACATAAAGCATCTCCTGGGGGAACACCTCTTCCTGAAGTACATTCCGGAGCTCGAATTTCATCCGGATCGGCGTCCGGAGGAGGCCGAGGCCCTGGAGGAACTTTTCGCGAGGATACGCCATGAAGGGGATAAGGGAGATTCTTGAAAACACGGAGACCTTTATTTTGGCCACCCATGTTAATCCGGATGCCGACGGTCTCGGATCCATGCTGGCCATGCACCTGGTGCTCCGGGCCCGGGGTCTGCGGAGCGTGCCCCTGGTGGAGGAAACCCCCCCGGGATTTCTGGACTTTCTGCACGGTTTTGAGGACCTGGTTCCGGTGAAGGATTTCCGGCGGAAGGACTTTCCCGTGGGCGAGAGCGTGGCCCTGGTGTTCGATCTTTCCGAGGCGGACCGTTTGGGAGAGGTGGCCCCCCTCGTTCAGTCGGCCCGGGAGAGGATCGTTTTCGATCATCACGATCGTTCCGGGGATCCCCTTCCCGGGCACCTCGTTCTCGAACCCGGGGCTCCGGCCACGGCCCTTCTGGTTTTCAGGCTTCTCCGGGGATTGCGCTGGGCCATTCCTCCCGGGGCGGCGGAAAACCTTTACGCCGGACTTTACAGCGACACGGGAGGGTTTCGCTTCGAGAAGACCGGGGAGGAGAGTTTTCTCGTCGCCGCGGAACTGGTGCGTCTGGGGGCACGGCCGGCGGTGGTGGGGGAAAAACTCCTGGAGAATCATCCTCCCGCCCGCTTTGAGCTTATGAAGCGCGTGCTCGAACGCCGGGAGTGGCTCGCCGGAGGCCGGGGGGTCCTTTCCTTTCTGACCCTGGGGGATTTCGAGGAGGCCGGATGTGGCCCCTCCGAGGCCGAAGACCTGGCCACCTTCCTGAGGAGCATGCGCGGGGTGGAGGTGGCGGTGGTGGTCAAGGAGATCCGACCGGGGGAGGTGGGGGTGAGCCTCCGGAGTCGCGGGGCCGTGGATGTGGCGGAACTGGCCGCCTCCGAGGGGGGAGGCGGCCACCGTCGGGCCGCGGGTTTCCGGAAAAGAGATCTTCCGCTGGAAAAGGTGTTATCTTTGGTAAGAGAGAAAGTAACTCTGGCGCTGGAGGGGTTATGACGGTTGAGGGTGTTCTGGTGCTCGACAAACCCAGGGACATGACCTCCACGGAGGCGGTGGAGAGGCTCAAGCGTCTGCTGCGGGTGCGTAAGGCTGGCCACGGAGGGACGCTGGATCCCTTTGCCACCGGGGTGCTTCCGGTGTGTCTGGGACGGGCCACCAAGATCGCTCAGTTCATCCTGGAGGGAGACAAGCGTTACGAAGGGGTCTTCGAGCTGGGGATCATCACCGACACCTACGATCTCACCGGAGAGGTGGTGGAGCGGCGGCCGGTTCCGGAGCTTTCCGCCGAGGAGGTGACCCGGGTCATGGAGGAATTCGTGGGGATCCTCGAACAGGTCCCTCCACCTTACTCCGCAGCCAAGTACAAGGGGCGTCCCCTGTATCAATGGGCCCGAAAGGGGGTGGCCGTAAAAAAGGAGCCCAAGCAGGTGGAGATCCTGGAGTTTCGTTTAAAAAGTTTTGATCCCCCTCGGGTTTTCTTTGAGGTTTACTGCAGCAAGGGAACCTATGTGCGGTCGCTGGTTCACGAGGTGGGGCTAAGGCTGGGTTGTGGGGCCACGCTGGTGGAATTGCGCCGCACCCAGAAGGGGCCTTTTCGTCTGGAGGAGGCCCTCACCCTGGAGGAGGTGGAAAAACTTCATGCGGAGGGGAAACTCGCGGAAAGGATAAGGTCCGTGGAGGAGGCCCTTTCCTTCATTCCGGCCATCGTGGTTTCTACGGAGATGGCCCGGCGCCTCCGCCAGGGCCGTCCCCTGTCCCTGAATGTGCTGGGCAATCTGGTGCGGCTTCAGAAGGTTCCGCGCCGGCCGCGGGTTCCCTGGCTCAGAATCGTTACCGAGGAGGGAGATCTGGTGGCGGTGACCTATTATCCGGAGAGATTTTCCGGGGACGGATGGGCGGAAATGTTGCGGGTTTTCGTTTCCTAGGTTTAGATAAAGCTAGGCTCCCG
The window above is part of the Thermosulfurimonas sp. F29 genome. Proteins encoded here:
- a CDS encoding LptF/LptG family permease, translated to MLTRYLLREILSNFLTVLLVALLLLMLTRMADFGPEITARGGGPGDLLLFSVNLAVFLVPFALPLAALAGVLLSFMRLSHDQELLALSALGVSPGRLYRPVLFFALAVFLITLGLNLFLLPRAKRAMRDLLYSLATRRLERGLPEKTPVDWFPGLLLYAEKVKKGFHFRRFYLFEETRSGKKGILYAEKGRLLVKGHEAELIMERGEGHFFSPDLREVENFYFGEYRYRLPLRLSVERELKRGEMGLSELWTRGHRRVLPPRKRRKYLTEFYQRFFYPLAALVLPLLAPPLGTRLRTSGRGLALGAALFLYLAYYLLFSLATTLAESGYLPPPAALALPPVATGLAAFILYLRFRKGT
- a CDS encoding LptF/LptG family permease encodes the protein MKTYQRYLLSPLYLFLPLMLVALSGIYFLVEFFERLEDVLVARAPVSVFFLYLAYRLPEILMQVWPPALGLAALASLAMLSRGQELLALRTLGFSPSRIVAPYLAAGFLLSLAVSGFLALSLPGASYRALYTWEVRIKGHRPQTVLSSGRLFFAGPDFLLSATPLEPRGEYLADFFYLKKGRTGPRAYLYARKARYLKRNRWLLEEGIYAERAGRFTPRVFRKKIFRIPFSPEVLLSVKQPLKTLSLRALRERYRFLRESGLSPAEPVSEILFRLFYPLIGVLVLAPALAVFLSFRGKRALAKGLSAGLAAVILTYAWFLGIKVLSAGGRIPPEIAYFLGLVLPAAFAILVLKRYAY
- a CDS encoding hydantoinase B/oxoprolinase family protein gives rise to the protein MPGFSATEITVFYALFSSVAEEMGVVLRRSAFSPNIKERQDFSCALFDGEGRLLAQAAHIPVHLGALPDTVAEIRRLFELHPGDVIITNDPYRGGTHLPDLTLVKPVFVEGRLAFFLAVRAHHADVGGRYPGSMALSRHIEEEGVLIPPTRLVEAGRFRRDFWEDFLSRVRGREEREGDLRAQLAALERGEKRLLALVSRYGLSELLSRGEELQRYSENYMREVLREIPRGRYYFEDYLDDDGEGGPPVPIRLTLTVEDGRVVLDFRDSAPELETGLNAVRSVTRAAVFYVFLSLAGGLVPPNQGALAPLEVLTRPGTVVDARPPAPVAGGNVETSQRIVDVILGALAQAVPERIPAASCGSMNNVAFGGEDFAYYETIGGGMGGRAGAPGLSGVHTHMTNTLNTPVEALELGYPLVVERYGLRPRSGGGGRFRGGDGLVRRFRFLAPVTVSLLTERRKLSPYGLFGGKPGKRGRNLLFDRNGRKRVLPGKGVFDLKPGEVLEIRTPGGGGYGRRD
- a CDS encoding AsmA-like C-terminal region-containing protein; this encodes MKRFLLALLILGVVIVGGAAFLVHHYLKPERIRPLVVRELERLSGRRVTLEEVRVGLFRGVYLRELRIKEEDGRTDFLRLGALRVRPSLRALLRGKVVLTGVRIEAPFLRVVRRKDGSFNWESLRFLARREGREISPGKGPSSGGKTPSGGRFLTLLVPEISVHRGRLLFLDRTGKLPRLDIPFDLRASLSPKALEGTLNFVLLGEPYALEVRVEDFRRTPKVRLRLTGKRLDVTPFLIGSSETPRGKTPGRSSRRPEAEKPVPVPPLPVGSLSAELSLDEVLYRRLRLSGVHISLTGTPRRLILEHSFAVAGGRVQGRAEADLAVHPPLTRLREKVEALRVETLLSGLSPDLPGEIQGIFSGGGNFTLRGLSPDLWPDTLSGAGVFALSPLKLSGIPATRKLSELLGLEELRVVIFDSVRGAFRVRRGRAELTARGSGETLSVEVPGGTVSFAGELDLPLELTLSPTLSKKLTARWPLAVNLLNARGEVQLTVHLKGPYRHPRLILRSRPAEERIREKLREILPPPLRGILPLR